A single genomic interval of Hafnia alvei harbors:
- the rpiA gene encoding ribose-5-phosphate isomerase RpiA, with protein MTQDELKKAVGWEALKYVKPGTIVGVGTGSTAAHFIDALGTMKGQIEGAVSSSDASTEKLKSLGITVFDLNEVDSLDIYVDGADEINGHMQMIKGGGAALTREKIVAAVAKKFICIVDSSKQVDILGNFPLPVEVIPMARSYVARELVKLGGQPEYRQGVLTDNGNVILDVHNLKIMDAIALEKQINGIAGVVTVGLFANRGADVALVGSADGVKTITA; from the coding sequence ATGACTCAAGATGAACTGAAAAAAGCAGTGGGTTGGGAAGCGCTCAAGTATGTAAAACCAGGCACCATCGTGGGTGTGGGCACGGGCTCAACCGCCGCGCATTTTATTGATGCACTGGGTACCATGAAAGGGCAGATCGAGGGCGCGGTATCAAGCTCTGATGCTTCCACTGAGAAACTGAAAAGTTTGGGTATTACCGTTTTCGATCTTAACGAAGTCGATTCGTTAGATATTTATGTTGATGGTGCGGATGAAATCAACGGCCATATGCAGATGATCAAAGGCGGCGGTGCTGCACTGACTCGCGAGAAGATCGTGGCGGCCGTGGCGAAGAAATTTATTTGTATCGTCGACTCTTCTAAGCAGGTAGATATTCTGGGTAACTTCCCGCTGCCTGTAGAAGTGATTCCGATGGCGCGTTCTTACGTTGCGCGTGAGCTGGTGAAGTTAGGTGGTCAGCCAGAATATCGCCAAGGCGTTCTGACCGATAACGGCAACGTGATTTTAGACGTGCATAATCTGAAAATTATGGATGCGATTGCGTTAGAAAAACAGATTAACGGTATTGCCGGTGTGGTCACCGTTGGCCTGTTCGCGAATCGTGGCGCGGATGTAGCGCTGGTTGGCTCGGCTGACGGCGTGAAAACCATTACGGCTTAA
- a CDS encoding LysR family transcriptional regulator ArgP, translating to MKRPDYRTLQALDAVIRERGFERAAQKLCITQSAVSQRIKQLENLFGQPLLVRTVPPRPTEQGQRLLALLHQVELLEEEWLGNDSSTDGPLLLSLAVNADSLATWLLPALKPVLADSPLRLNLQVEDETRTQERLRRGEVVGAVSIQPQPLPSCLVDRLGALDYLFVASPTFAARYFPNGVNRSSLLKAPAVAFDHLDDMHQAFLQQNFDLPPGSVPCHIVNSSEAFVQLALQGTTCCMIPHLQIEKELKEGSLINLTPGMVQRRMLYWHRFAPESRMMRRVTDALLSHGHNVLRQD from the coding sequence ATGAAACGCCCGGACTACCGGACTTTGCAAGCACTGGATGCGGTAATACGCGAACGTGGCTTTGAGCGTGCGGCACAAAAACTCTGTATAACTCAGTCAGCGGTTTCACAGCGAATCAAGCAGTTAGAAAACCTGTTCGGTCAGCCCCTGCTGGTTCGTACCGTCCCTCCTCGCCCAACGGAACAGGGACAGCGTTTGCTGGCTTTGTTGCATCAGGTTGAGCTACTTGAAGAGGAGTGGCTAGGCAACGATAGCAGCACCGATGGCCCGCTACTGCTCTCTCTCGCCGTCAACGCCGATAGTTTGGCAACTTGGCTGCTGCCTGCCTTAAAACCGGTGCTGGCGGATTCACCGCTGCGCTTGAACCTTCAGGTTGAAGACGAAACGCGAACTCAGGAACGGCTCCGTCGTGGTGAAGTGGTCGGCGCGGTGAGTATCCAGCCACAGCCACTACCTAGCTGTTTAGTCGACCGCCTTGGTGCGCTTGATTACCTGTTTGTGGCGTCACCGACTTTTGCTGCACGTTACTTCCCAAATGGCGTGAACCGTTCTTCCCTGCTGAAAGCTCCAGCCGTCGCCTTTGACCACTTAGACGACATGCATCAGGCGTTCCTGCAGCAGAACTTTGATCTGCCGCCGGGCAGCGTACCGTGTCACATCGTCAACTCCTCTGAAGCCTTTGTACAGCTAGCATTGCAGGGAACCACCTGCTGTATGATCCCGCATCTTCAGATCGAAAAAGAGCTGAAAGAAGGCTCGCTGATAAACTTAACTCCCGGTATGGTTCAGCGCCGTATGCTTTACTGGCACCGCTTTGCACCAGAAAGCCGCATGATGCGCCGAGTCACCGACGCGCTGCTTTCTCACGGGCACAACGTACTGCGCCAAGATTAA